Genomic segment of Apium graveolens cultivar Ventura chromosome 7, ASM990537v1, whole genome shotgun sequence:
TCAAAGAtagtattttctttttatattattttcagaaaattgtttttaattatttaaaattccaaaatttattattttaaattctaaaaatcattattaattcgaaaataaatctaaattaattaattaattaattttagttgataattaattatttaattagacaattaatttaaatattaattgattaattaattagttagttattaattaattttaattgattatttatttagatttaattatttcttttgatttaaaaattctgaaaaatagtttcgagtttaaaatattattttaaattattttcaaggctcgataattactattaaatgattttaagtcagatttgggtgtttgaaccttgttatttaattataaaatgatccgttgacccgttttaattccgataaatgttcaaaaattcgtattaaataccaggaaaattattttaaccctgaatcttctttgaaaattattttgatcgaatcTCTTGCGTGCTAGGTGTTATATGTGATCTAATTGATGTGTAATCAGCTTATGTGTATACTATTAAACGGTTTTTATCGTACCTTTCAATTCATACGTCGGATTTGGATGAAACGAATGGTATATAGAAGCTTGTAAtgaatagaatgagatgagaataagtattgataaataAATGTGATGTCTAACAaaggaagcgagacgtagaaaaggaaagcaagtggtcaCTGAGTGAGGATCAATAGACGAGTGCAAGTAAATTGAAAGCggattgagataaggcaagtatttttgTTCTTCCTTGTTATGTTGCAAGTATTCTCAAATCTTTTTATGATATACTGCAAGtatccctgaactttcttgtgaTATGTATTCAGAATAGTtatgttctatattgcaagttCTTTGAGGTGCTTAACCTTAAACCTTGATTCTtcttattgatctttgagccgtaagccttattctttataaaccattgattgttgaattcccagacacgaaccacacatatacgatactactccataaatacatatataccacataCAGATCCCTGAAATGGAATTGCTTAACATATGAATCTTTATACCTTGTATAAAAGAAGACCAATCCTTATAACCATTAAACctttggtcttctactttctgatttttTCCCTGGCTGAAAGCCAATATTTATATTTACCTTGTTATACTGTCATTAAGAATCACCTTATGTTTCGAgataaatattatttatgattcagcttattgatttatattgtttatcatgttgatattatagaattggattgtttttaaatatgaactagattcgtggtcagaccagatttgtgatcatattaggccaatgtgtgccttggatccagtatatagagcagagttgtgttccttgctcagggttagtgcgtgactgatcagcagcctaaccttggtttttaaaataaaagtgaatatccaattctaatcattgcttatcaagaGATTTGATGTCCTATatcattttaattgatcattgtttacTCTCAGTATTGTCACAGTGACTTGcagagctagttagctcactcttgcaaatctgtttatgttcttttccagtaaAAAAGAAAACCGGTGGTAGCGAGGACCCCCAGACAAGTGTGCAagctaggtttccaggttgaGATGGAATGAGCTAGCAGAGGATGTTTGTCTTAGTTTGAGTTGAAAGTTTGTAAGACtatttcattttcagttgtaaaataaataaattgggatttagtacgttgtaatataaataaggttgtggcttatggGCATATTTTAACCTTTTAtgatccgtggttatggtaagtaggatcattgcatatatattattttcataaacaagtttataaatggtgtgtgtgtattgtgaaccccaaacttctgacccgggtttggagggggTCACaaaactgacatctcgataagtataatggcttatcgagatctcttagttctctataagtgtctttgacttgtcgaggtctcttagttctctataagtgaacttggctcatcgaggtctccaaatttctgcatgtagaaatgacttgtcgatatatctctgagatctatataagcattttgacttttcgataactgtgagatctctaatgataaaattgacttgtcgatatctctgagatctctaatgataaaaTTGACtagtcgatatctccaatcttcatgtcttcatttggtttgtcgatatctctgagacttctctataagctgttttggacttctcgataagtcattctggagttctcgaatgacttatCTATATGAATTGATAtatgacttgtagatatcttgacttagaatatttttcccaaaacagatttattcaactccaagcttcttcacaatttctctgaggcatgatcttcttgatcttcttccagagattatccttaggcttgagactgtttacagaaaaatactcctgTCTAATTTTTGATAGTTTTACAAACTCAGATAATATAGtacataatacaaatttagattatcttACAACTAATTtctagggttgtcaatttgacttagtcttgttatgatacatgcATGTTTTGCATAACATCAACTATGAAAGAAACTTCAGAATTACCAGAATGGTGACTAGCCCTAAGTTGGTCTCATTGGGTGTGGGTGCGCCCTTATACCCTTACCTGAGAGAGGTGATTGAACTGTATGATGTAGCTCCTCTTCAATTTTCCCCCAACAGCTACAAATTTGTTCTTGCTTTGTTCATCTTATACACAGACTTAGGCTTTCCTCAACCCACAATGGATGAAGTAAGccatttcttcatcttgagaAAATCTACAAGCAGCACAATAAGAAAGGATTTTCTTCTTGGAAGGTCAGTCATGAGAAGGCTGGAAAGAGAATTTTTTCTACTTGTACGATGTTCCAATGATAAGGATCCAATTCAATATTTCCGCAAGTAAGGGCGCGCCTTATCTAACTCTTTCACTCTCTTTTTTCTACTATTTACATTCATTCTTATTTTGCATAATTTTATGTTGTTTAGACAAACCAATAGTAAAAGAACTTGAGGGTGCGCCTAAGAAGCGTGCAGAAGCCCTTCTTAGAGTGGTTGCTGAAAGATGGAATTTGAAAACATTGGTTACCAGAACCAATTTGATGCGAGTTGGGATCTTATCTGATCAAGTAGGGACAAAGCGTAAGTACATAAAATTTAGGAAATGTAACCCTATTTCTCGCGTCATCGACATAGATATCGACGAAGAGGTTAAGAAAGAGGAAGAAGAATTAGAAGATAACATTCTTCAAGGAGAGACTCCTACAGGTTTGATGCAGTATAATTCAAACAGGCGCGCCTTCTTCTATGGACGCGCCCTTGTTATAAATCTTTTCACTAGTTCAAATATTGCATGTTGCACTTCACCATTCTTTGTTTTCATTTATCTATGTTTTTTGCCTATCAAGTATCACTTTAACATCTGTTACATATTTCAGAGTGAGGGCGCTCCCTCTTAATAAGGTCCGTCATACTTTTATTGCACTAATCATTTTCATGATTTTCATGCAGACATGGCTCCTCCAAGAATCTCTAAGTCATTTGGGGGGTGCCCTAGCGAAAAGCCCAAAGCACGGGTTcacaagaaagatgcttcaaaaACTCAGACACCTACTCCAATCCCCATCCCTATAACTCAGTCGGTTCCTGTTCCAAAAAGGACTGTGGTAGACCTGACAGAGGGGTAGGGCACGTCCAAAAAACCTCGGACAGAAGGCGCTCCTTCTAGTTCTTCTTCTGTAGATCTCAGCTACATTGGCCCTCTTGGATCCCTTTATGTTACTGAAGAAGAGGTCAAGCAGTGGCAGACAATGAACTTGGAAGAATCTACCAAGGCCTCAGTCAAAACCTCCTGCCAACTCGTGTTTCATTCCACTTAAGCTGTGGACAAAATTTTGAAAGGATGGAAGGAGACAATAACATTCTCTAAAATAATCTCAAAGACAAAGATCTCCTCCATTCCAAGGATATCAAGGCAAAGAACTCTCAATTTTTTTCTCAAAGGAGAAGTAGAGAATTTGACTTCCCAGCTTGATATTGCCAACAAAAAAGCTGAGTTTCTTCATACTGAGCTTGCAAAGACCAAGCTAAGAGTAGAATACCTTGAAGAGCAACAAAATGATGGTTGGTTATAGGAGAATAAATAAGTGACATATGATGATTTTGCCCATGGTTTTCACTTCTACAGGGTTGGTTTTGTGACAAATGACCCAGATTACACCTTCGAGAAGTTTGGCGAGGAGACGGTTGTTGAGATGGTGGAGTTTAAAAGGGAATATGCCATATAAATCAAAGAAAGGAGGATAGAGCTTGGgctagaagaagaagaaggcgCGCCTAAAGACGTGCCTGAGGTTGACCCTTCTGTTTACCTTCAATCAATTCCCCCAACTGATGACACTTAGAGCGCGCCCTGATTTCCTGCTACCTTTAATTTTGTTTATCCAACTCATATCAATACTTCAATGTGCCAGCCCTCTTTTGATGATGTGCAAAGTTGTAATACTAATCTTTTGCTGCTACTTTCATTTCCTTTAATTTCCATGATAATTATTTTATCCAGTTTCTTCTTACCTTATAAAATTTCTAAGTCAAGTATGTCAGGCACTTCTGTTTTTAGGGCGCGCTAAAATCGTGAGGCGCCATTGATTTTTCTATTTATTCTGCAAATAAAATTTCCTAAGCTACTAAAAGATTAGGAGCTTCCACCATCATGGCGCGCCTTATGGTTTGACATTTTACTTATGAAACTTGAATTATAGGCAAACATAAAATTTAGAACATAACAATTATCTTCAGTCGCTTTTGCATAGAAATGTAAATTACTTCCTTCATTGGGGCGCACCCTATTAGATGATTATGAGGTTTTACCAACTATGTTAGAATTTTATACAATTTTTCTAAGGCAGTTTTGTCAAGACGTTCCCTATCACAGAGCGCGCCCTTTAAACTTCATTCATGAATTTACAAGTGGATTTTGTTGAGGCACGTTCTCAAAATTGGTTTACTATAGATTCTACAAGTGGATGTTGTTAAGACATTTCCACTACTAGGGCACGCCTtgtaatttaattattttaatataactcTGTAAGAAGCTCCTGAACAATATATACCtgaaatttcttttctttattGATAACGCGCTCTAGTGTGAATATTtacaccagtcccatggctactatgccTTTATGGGAAAATATTTGAAAAATTTATCCCTCAGCTAGCTTCAAGGCTCGTAGTCATATATACTACCCCCTAGAGTAGGAGGAATTTTTTGCTACTAgtatattacattaattatagaAATGAGGGGGCCGAGGCCACGCCCTACTGATAATATTTTCACAAGTGCTCTGCATTCCAAGCCCGTGGAATGAGTTTTCCATCCAAATCCTCCAAGCGGTAAGTTCCTTTCCAAACTACAGCTTTGACactgtatggtccttcccaattagctccaagcacTCCATGCTGAGCTATTTTGTTATTTGGCATGACCTTTCATAAAACGAGATCTCCCACTTTATAAGACATAGATTTCATTTTTTTGTTAAAATATCTTGCAATCCTCTGCTGATATGCAGTTAACTTTAACTGGGAATTCATTATGGCTTCATCTAACAGATCTAGGTGATGCCCCAGGTTAACCTCCGTATCTTCTTCCACAAACAAGTCTCTTCATAATGATCCAACCCCCACTTCCACGGGAATCATAGCCTCATACCCATAAGCTAGCATGAAAGGGGACCCACCAGTAGTTGATCTTGGAATTGTGTTATAAGACCAAAGGACCATTGGCAGATGCTCTGGCCAATCACCTTTCTTTTCTTCCAACTTGGCCTTTGAAGTATGTTTAATGATCTTGATTATGGCTTCAGTTTGACCATTACTTTGCGGATAATAGACTACAGCGAAATCCTTCTTGACGTGCAAATCTTCACAAAGCTTCTTTAATTATTTGCTGTCAAATTGCTTCCCATTATCAGATATGAGCTTATATGGAATACCAAATCTGCAGACTATGGAATTGAAAATGAAATCTTTAATTTTTTTGGCCATGATCGTAGCCAACGACATGGCTTCCGCCCACTTTGTAAAGTAATCAACATCTACCACAGCATATTTCACACCCCCTTGGCCTTGGAAAGTTCCCCAATGAGGTCAATTTCCCACATAGCGAAAGGCCAAGGACTTACCAATGAAGTTGTGGATGTTGGTTGGGCGTTAGAATAATTAGCAAATCGTTGACAATGATTACACGCCCTAACAAACTTGAAAGCATCTTCTTTCATGGTTGGCCAGTAATACCCCTGTCTAAGAACTTTTATTGCCAACGAACCACCCCCTGAGTGATTTtcacaaataccttcatgtatcTCTTTGAGAATAAAATGTCCTTCGAGATCTACACATCGCAAAAGTGGTTTATTAAAACCTCTCTTATATTACACCCCATCATACTCAATATACCTCGCAGCCTGATAAAGAAGGCGTCGAGCCCGTAGCTTATCTTCTGGTGCGCGAATATAGTTGAGAATTGGGCTCATCCAAGTCTCCTGCAGGACCTCTTGACAAACCCATTTCTGAAATACTTGGAATTTCCTGAATCCCAAAGGGAATTTGTCCTAGCAACACGCTGTCCATTTGCGAACCCATTTTTTCCAAGGCATCCGTATTTCCATTTTCTTCTCTTGGCACACCCTCCATCTTGGCGCTACCAAAACTTTGGAGCAAGCACTGCACACTCCTCATGTATAACTCAGTTTGAGGGCCTCAGGCCTGGAACCCTCCATTAACTTGATTTACTACCAACTCTGAGTCGCTCCGAGCTATCAAATTCACAACTCCCACCTCCAAAGCTATCTTCATACCATTGATCAGGGCTTCATATACAACATCATTGTTGGTGACATAAAACTTGAAGTGAATGGCACTCATCAAGTAGTGTCCCTCTGGGGTAATCAGAACGATCCCGACTCCTGCTCTGTTATTATTCACATCCCCATCGACATGTAGAATCCACCAAGGGTGTGGGGATTCTTCTCTCACCTTATCAGGGTCATTTACCTGTGAGGAAGGTTCTGCCAACACTATAGCCTTCTCATCTACCTCGGAATCAAACTCAAGTATGAAGTCAACCAATGTATGTCCCTTAATTGTTGTGTGATGGAAATATTCCAAATCAAACTATCCCAACTCAACTGCCCACTTCAGCATTCTTCTTGACGACTCTGGCTTATGTAAGATATGCCTCAGAGAATAAGCGGTACAGACCTCTATCCGATGAGCTTGGAAGTAGAGCCTCAACTTTTGTGCTGCAAGGACAAGGGCATATACTAACTTTTCCATGCTGGTGTATCTAGTCTCTTTATCTAACAACCTCTTACTCACATAATACATCGGTGACTGGCGGCCTTCTTCTTCTCTTACCAGCTCCACACTGATGGAATATTCTGAAACCTCCAAGTAAAGAATTAATGTTTCCCCATCTTCTGATTTTGCCAATATGGGAGGATTCCCCAACTGCTCTTTGATTTTCTGAAAAGCTTCTTCACAATCCGAGATCCATACGAAATCATTTCCCATacttttaatatatttataaattcctTGCATCTGTCTGAAGATTtcaaaataaatcgatttaatgcTGCAATCCTTCCTGTTAAACTCTGTACTTGCTTAACCCTGGTGGGAGATTTCATGTCTAGCATAGCTTTGATTTTCGcgggatttgcctcaattcctTGGTGGTTTATCATGAAACCCAAGAACTTCCCCGATTATATGCCAGACACACATTTTTGAGGATTCAACTTCATTCTATACTTTCTCAAAATGGGAACATTTCAACCAAATTTGCTATATGATCCCCGACTTTTTTAGATTTTACCAACATATCATCTACATATACCTCCATCGTCTTCCCGATCTCCCTCTTAAACATCTTGTTTACCAGCCTTTGATAAGTTACCCCGACATTAATTAGACCAAATGGCATCCCGATATAGCAATAGAGACCTCTATCTGTGATCATGAATGTCTGCTCTTGGTCAGGTTCATACATGGGAATTTGATTATAGCCAGAGTATACGTCCATAAACTCAGCAAAGCATGTCCTGCCATAGCatcaaccaactgatcaattcaTGGCAAAGGGAAGCTATCCTTTGGGCAAGCTTTGTTTAAATCTGTGAAGGCCACACAAGTTCTCCACTTCCCATTGGATTTTTTTACTAACACCGGATTTGCCAACCATTCCGGGTAAAAAGATTCTCTGATTAGTCAGACATCCAAGAGTTTATCGACTTTCTCTGCCAAGGCTAAAACCCTTTCTCCACTTACGGCCCTGCGCTTTTATCGAATCCATTTATACTTGAGATCGATATTCAATCGATGGCACATGACTTTTGGATCAATTCCAACCATATCTGAGTGGCTACACGCAAATTCATCAAGATTTTCCAAGAGAAATATTAAAATTCCTTCCTTCATCCTCTGATTTAACTGAGATccaattttcagaatttttttggGTCCTTCTCGCCGATTCGGATTTCAATTGCATCCTCACTCGGTCCCATATTTTCTGTGGGCATCAGAATCCGTGGGTCCAAATCGAGCTGATTGTGAACTCTGTCACTTTTTTTAGAAGGCGCATCCTCTAAAGGAGGAGCATCAACTTCCTTTCTAGAAGGAGGCGCACCCTGCGTAGCAGGGGCATCAACTCCTTTAGAGTTCTGAATGACAGAAGGCGCGGCCTGGGATAAAGGGGCATCAACTTCTTCTAAAACTTTTGGTGATATGGGCGCACCCTCGGGATGAGGGGCATCCACCTTATACATAGTTTGCTCAAGGCTTTGCAAAATATCAATTCTCCCTTCAAGtctgttggatatatttgagatgtcatgtctaatatgtttcatgtttagttttcagatcttaactaataggaaatatcagtacttactggaatcaggacttactggaagtcaggacttaaggatatcaggacttagattatcagaagataatatcagaagatggatatcagaacttaagtactggaggactaacagttaaggaaggaagctgattcacatgaaagaagatcgagactaatacaagaagaagatatgcatggaaagagttagaggactagaagaattatataagatatctggttgatatattttgggagacagaattatattccatatcaactagaagttatcttgtaactgtgtgtctatataaacacagacataggtttactctataagagttacgatcatcgagaagatcatatattataccctagtagctctcgtgatgtttgttcatcactgagagagaacatttccattataacagagtttattatatcgaatacatctgttttctgttacttgtgctttaaatcgatttgattgtattctacactgtattcaacccccttctacagtattgtgtgacctaacaagtggtatcagagcaca
This window contains:
- the LOC141673775 gene encoding uncharacterized protein LOC141673775, yielding MGNDFVWISDCEEAFQKIKEQLGNPPILAKSEDGETLILYLEVSEYSISVELVREEEGRQSPMYYVSKRLLDKETRYTSMEKLVYALVLAAQKLRLYFQAHRIEGHTLVDFILEFDSEVDEKAIVLAEPSSQVNDPDKVREESPHPWWILHVDGDVNNNRAGVGIVLITPEGHYLMSAIHFKFYVTNNDVVYEALINGMKIALEVGVVNLIARSDSELVVNQVNGGFQA